From Haemorhous mexicanus isolate bHaeMex1 chromosome 2, bHaeMex1.pri, whole genome shotgun sequence, the proteins below share one genomic window:
- the LOC132324076 gene encoding fibulin-2-like, whose translation MALPAALLLWLALLLLPSAAPKPTCDPSACPPCPEGDPEVTATPGVTGCCPPCPLPCSCPPYLESDCEMQGFPGGRVPAGRSFYIDFARRLCTCGPGGDIACSPLCPRPEPACRALGSPVADGCPRCVCYDPEGMAVPAGSSVRRGSRECRCPALGGELLCGEPGTEE comes from the coding sequence ATGGCTCTCCCCGCCGCCCTTCTCCTGTGGCTCGccttgctcctgctccccagcgCGGCCCCAAAACCCACCTGCGACCCCAGCGCCTGCCCGCCGTGCCCCGAGGGGGACCCGGAGGTGACAGCCACCCCCGGGGTCACCGGCTGCTGTCCCCCGTGCccgctgccctgctcctgcccgcCCTACCTGGAGAGCGACTGCGAGATGCAAGGATTCCCCGGCGGCCGCGTCCCCGCCGGCCGCTCCTTCTACATCGACTTCGCCCGCCGGCTGTGCAcctgcgggcccggcggggACATCGCCTGCAGCCCGCTCTGCCCCCGGCCCGAGCCCGCCTGCCGCGCCCTGGGCAGCCCGGTGGCCGACGGCTGTCCCCGCTGTGTGTGCTACGACCCGGAGGGGATGGCGGTGCCCGCCGGCTCCTCCGTGCGCCGCGGCTCCCGGGAGTGCcggtgccctgccctgggcgGGGAGCTGCTGTGCGGAGAGCCCGGTACCGAGGAGTGA